The following nucleotide sequence is from Thermostaphylospora chromogena.
CTCTGATGCCGTCTTCCTGTCACCGACCCGCCCCGCGACGGCGTCGACGAGTTCCCGCTTATTCATTTTCGGTTGCTCCCCCTGTTGCGGCATGGGGTTCCAGCACACCAGTCAACGGTCAGAAACCCCTTACTCAGCTTGAAATTAGGGGACGACGGGCCAGGACTCAATCACCACCAGCAATGTTTTGCCCTCTTGACGCGCCCGATTCCAGCGCGTCTAGATCTTCCATGAAGCGTGACAGGCGCGCGGCGGCGACCGCAAGGTCGCGTTTGGCGGCATCACTGATCGTCACGAGGCGACGCGCGAGCCGCGTCTTCCGCTCGGAATCGGCGGCGAGCACGCGAACGCGGCGGTGCGCCTCGCGCAACCGCCGCGCCACGTCTTCCTCGAGGTCTCCGGTCAGACGGTCGTCGGCAGCCATGGCTGCCGACCATTCTCGTACGCCGCGATGTCGTCGGCCGCACGCAGGGTCAGTCCGATGTCGTCCAGCCCCTCCATGAGGCGCCAGCGCGTGTAGTCGTCGATCTCGAAGGCGACCGTGCGGCCGGCCCAGCGGACCTCGCGGGCCACGAGGTCCACGGTGACCTCCGTGCGCGGGTCGGTCTCCGCCGCCGTCTGCAGCTCCTCGACGGTCTCACCGGGCAGCACGACGGGCAGCAGGCCCATCTTGGTGGCGTTGTTACGGAAGATGTCGCCGAAACGGGGGGAGATCACGACGCGGAAGCCGTACTGCTGCAGCGCCCAGACCGCATGCTCGCGGGAGGAGCCGGTGCCGAAGTCGGGGCCCGCGACCAGGATCGAGGCGCCCTCGTAGGCGGGGTTGTTGAGGACGAAGTCGGGGTCCTCCCGCCAGGCGGCGAACAGGCCCTTCTCGAAGCCGGTGCGGCTGACCTGCTTGAGCCAGACGGCCGGGATGATCTGGTCGGTGTCGACGTTGCTGCGCCGCAGCGGGACGGCACGGCCGGTGTGGGTGGTGAAAGCGTCCATCAGGGTGTTCCTCACAGGTCTGCGGGGGCGGTCAGGCGGCCGGTGACGGCGCTCGCGGCGGCGACGGCCGGGGACACCAGGTGGGTGCGGCCGCCCTTGCCCTGCCGGCCTTCGAAGTTGCGGTTGGAGGTGGAGGCGCTGCGCTCGCCCGGGGAGAGCGTGTCGGGGTTCATGCCCAGGCACATCGAGCAGCCCGCGTGGCGCCACTCGGCCCCGGCCGCCTTGAAGATCTCGTCCAGGCCCTCCTCCTCGGCGGCCTTGCGCACCGCCATCGAGCCGGGCACGACGAGCGTGCGGGTGACGACCTTGCGTCCGCGCAGCACCTCGGCGGCGGCCCGGAGGTCCTCGATGCGGCCGTTGGTGCAGGAGCCGAGGAAGACCGTGTCGATCTTGATGTCCCGCAGCGGCGTGCCGGGTTTGAGATCCATGTACGCCAGGGCGCGCTCGGCGGCGGCGCGCTCCACCGGGTCGTCGAAGTCCGCGGGGTCGGGCACGACCGAGTCGAGCGGCGCGCCCTGGCCCGGGTTGGTGCCCCAGGTGACGAACGGCGTGAGCGTGGAGGCGTCGAGCTCGACGACCTTGTCGAAGACGGCGTCGTCGTCGGTGCGCAGCGTCTTCCAGTACTCCACCGCGCGGTCCCACATCTCGCCCTTCGGGGCGTGCGGGCGGCCCTTGAGGTAGGCGAAGGTGGTCTCGTCCGGGGCGACCATGCCGGCCCGCGCGCCCGCCTCGATGGACATGTTGCAGACCGTCATCCGGCCCTCCATCGAGAGCTTGCGGATGGCCTCGCCGCGGTACTCCACGATGTGGCCCTGGCCGCCGCCGGTGCCGATCTTGGCGATGATGGCGAGGATGAGGTCCTTGGCCGTCACGCCCACGGGCAGCTCCCCGGAGACCTCGATCGCCATGGTCTTCGGCCGGTAGGCGGGAAGCGTCTGGGTGGCCAGGACGTGCTCCACCTCGGAGGTGCCGATGCCGAAGGCAAGCGCGCCGAACGCGCCGTGGGTGGAGGTGTGGGAGTCGCCGCAGACGATGGTCATACCCGGCTGGGTGAGGCCGAACTGCGGGCCGATGATGTGCACCACGCCCTGGCCCGCGTCGCCCATGGGGTGGAGCCTGATGCCGAACTCCGCGCAGTTCTTGCGCAACGTCTCCACCTGGGTGCGGGAGACCGGGTCGGCGATCGGCCCGAGCACGGTCGGCACGTTGTGGTCTTCGGTGGCGATCGTGAGCTCGGGCCTGCGCACCTTGCGGCCCGCCATGCGCAGGCCGTCGAAGGCTTGCGGGCTGGTCACCTCGTGGATGAGGTGCAGGTCGATGTAGAGCAGGTCGGGCTCGCCCTCGGCACGCCGTACGACGTGCTGCTCCCAGACCTTCTCGGCCAATGTCCGGCCCATGTGTCGTCGCCTCCCTGTGCCGTTGTCCGTCCTCGCGACGTTACCCGCCACGGGACGTGGCCCCGTAACCGTGATTTTTCTCTACTTGCTTTCTCAGATTGCGAGACTGCAGTATCGAGTTATGGACAACTCTAGCGGAGTCGGGGTACTCGACAAGGCCGTTCTCGTGCTCAATGCTCTGGAAGCCGGTCCCGCGTCTTTGGCACAGCTCGTCCAGGCGACAGGTCTGGCCAGGCCCACGGCCCACCGGCTGGCCGTCGCCCTGGAACATCACAGGATCGTCGCACGTGACACACAGGGCAGGTTCGTGCTCGGCCCGCGGCTCTCGGAGCTGTCCACCGCCGCGGGTGAGGACCGCCTGCTCGCCGTCGCCACCCCCGTACTGACCCACCTGCGCGACGTCACCGGCGAGAGCGCACAGCTCTACCGCAGACAGGGCGACGAGCGCGTCTGCGTGGCCGCCGCGGAACGCGCGAGCGGGCTGCGCGACACCGTCCCCGTCGGCTCCGCGCTGCCGATGACCGCCGGATCGGCCGCCCAGGTGCTGCTCGCGTGGGAGGAGCCCGACCGCCTGCACCGCGGGCTGCGCGGCGCGAAGTTCACCGCCGCGACGCTCGCCAGCGTGCGGAGGCGCGGCTGGGCGCACAGCGTCGGCGAGCGGGAACAGGGTGTCGCCAGCGTCTCGGCGCCCATCCGCGGCGCCGGCGGCAAGGTGATCGCCGCGGTGTCGGTCTCCGGCCCGATCGAACGGCTCACCCGCACCCCCGGCCGGTTGCACGCCGCACCGGTCGTGGCCGCCGCCGAGCGCATCACCGAAGCCATGCGGCGAGCCAACTGACCTCCGCGCGGCTCGCCCGACGCGTCCCCCATCCCCCGTTCCACGTCTTCCGCTGGTCAGCCGCTGATTCTTCGCGCGTCTCCCGGGACCGTCGCCGTCGCGGCGGGGCCGGAGCGGTCCCCGCCGCGACGCGTCGGGGGATATCGGGGAGGCGAGCGCTCCCCGCGCGGACTAGCCTGGGCGGGTGACAGATCGCATCGAGGCAGCCGCCGCTGAGCTGCGTCCCCTGCTTCAAGAGTTCCTCCTCTGGGCGCCTGAGCGCGCGCCCGACAGCGATCCCGACCTGGTCGGCCACGTCGCCCTGTGGCATCGGCTGACCACTTCCGGCGAGATCGGCAGCTGGAGGCGTAAGGACCTGCGCACGGTCCTGCTCGACCGCATCCCCAACGTCGTGGACGACCCCGAGCGGGCTGCGGCGGGCATGATCCCCGCGGTGCGCGCCTATCTGGCGTTCCTGTCCGACACCGGCCGCCTGGACGAGTCCTCCGACTCCATCGCCGAGCTGCTGACCGAGCTGGAGGACATCGAAGACGACTTCGCCGACGTCATGGACGCCGTCCTGGCCGAGGACGACGGCGAGCCCGACGAGGACGAAGGGGGCCTCGGCGACTTCGAGCCGTTCGCGGACGCGCTGAGCAACCTGCCGACGATCAGGCTGCGCCCGGACGCCGAGCTGGCGGAGGCGGCCAGAGCCGTCCCCCTCATCGGCGCGGCCCGCGACCTGGCCGTGTGGGTCGGCACCGAGCGCACCGTCGGCGAGGAGAACCTGCTCACCGACGATGAGATCCGCCAGGCCCTGGCGGCACTCCGCATGCCTGAACCCGACCCCGGCGAGCGCTCGCTCGCCGAGGCCGTCCCGGAGCTGTGGAACATCTGGAACCTCGCCGTCGACCTGGAGTTCCTCACCCCCGTCGGCGAGGACACCGTCAGCGTGGACGCCGACACCGCCGAGTGGCCGTTCGAGGACGACGAGGACGTCCTCGACGCTTGGACGCTGGGCCTGCACTCGATCGACTACGGCGACCCCGAGCTGGACGACGAGGAGCTGACCGCCGCGCTCGGCGGGCTCACCCGCGGCCTGCTCGTCCGGCTGCTGCTCGCCGGCGGCGAACGCCCCCTCCCCGAGCTGCGTGACGAGCTCGCCCGGGCCGCGGCTGAACTGGACGACCTCGGATCGGAGGCGTGGGCGGCCGCCGCCGCACGGCACGGCGACCCGCTGGGGCCGTCCCTGACCTGGCTCGGCGGCTACGGCATGGTGACGGTCGACGGTGAGACCGTACGGCTCACGCCGCTCGGCGTCGAAGGTGTGATCCACCTGGTGGACGACGCCGACATCGACGTGGACGCCCGCCCGGCGATCGACGCGATGAGCGCGCTCGACCTGCTCGCTTTCAGCGCCGAGCTGCCGGAGGAGGCGGCCGACGCCGAGTTCGCCGCGTGGATGGAGCTGCGCGAGCCCGAGCAGGCCGCCGACGAGCTGCTCGCCGCCGTCGCCGAGGACGACGCCGACGCGTTGCTCAGGGTGCAGGCGGCGAGCATGGTGGGCGCGCTCGGCCGGGCCGCCGTGCCCGCGTGGCGGAAGGCGCTCGAGGTGCCGTCGCTGCGGCCGTACGCGGCGACCCACCTCACCCAGCTCGGCGTCGAAGGGGCGCCCGAGCCCACCCAGGCCGACACCCACTGGCTGATCCTCGACATGTGGACCATCTCGGCGGGGCTGGGCCGCCAGGAGTTCATCCGCAGCCTGCACGACATCGGGCCCGCGCCGCAGCTGTGCGGTCTGCTGGACGTGATCTGGCGGGTTCCGCACCCGCACCTGGAGGAGCTGCTGGAGGCGATCGCCCAGGCCCACCCGGACAAGCAGGTGACCAAGGCCGCCAGGCGCGCGCTGTTCAAAACCCGTTCCACGCGCGGCTGATCCGTCTCGCCGGGCCGTCCAGGGCGACGGTCCGGCGCGGCCGGGGCGCGGCCGTGCCCCGGTCCTGTGCCGGAGGGGGCCGTCCACCGCGATCCGCACGACGTCCTCGCGGCGGACGGCCGTGCTCCCGCATCGGATGCGGGCATGAGAAAACCCTCCGAGGGGTCCTCGGAGGGTTCCATCACGTAGTCCCGACCGGATTCGAACCGGCGTTACCGCCTTGAGAGGGCGGCGTCCTAGGCCACTAGACGACGGGACCGTCGGGGGTGGAGAACCTTCGCTGCTCTCCCGCTGTCACCGGGTGCCCCCGGCGACGGCAGTAACTCTACCGCACCTCAAAGCCTGCACCAAACTCAAATCGCCCTCTCCCGCCGACCTTCTCCGTTTCGGCCCCGGGCCGCCGGGTCGGCGTGGCCTTTCCCCCGCCGGCGCGGGCGTGCTCGGCGGCATCGGCCGCCGCCTCGCGGACCGGGACGGCGCGGCCTTCCGCCAGCGGCCGGGCACCCGTCACCGAGAAGGGACGGTCTCGTACCCCGCGCCCTCGCCCCGGCGGGCGGTCAGGTGGCGGATCTCACAAGCACGCTCCGGGCGCAGGCACGCGCGGATCACCGCGCCGAGACGCGGTCGGTGAGCCCCGGCGCCGGCCGAGCCGTCGGTTCGATCGCACGGCGAACCGGGGTAGGCCCGACTGTGGAGGTCATGAGCATGAACGGCGTTTCCCGACGTGACACCCTGAAAGGCGCGGCCGCGGCGGGCGGAGCCGCCCTCGCGTCCGCGGCCGCGCGCCCTCCACGGCGAAGGACGGCCACGTTCGTCTTCGTGACCGGAGCGAACGGGAGCGTCTTCACCGACGCGGAGCTGACCCTGCGCGGTCACCGGACCGTCGGGGTCGAACTGCCCGGCCACGGCCCCGACGCCCCGCAGTTCCGCGTCGCCTACCAGGCGCCGCAGGACCTCGCCGCCCTCGCCGCCGAGCCGTCCGCGATGGCCGACGTCACACTGGACGACTACGTGGCGGCCACGGTGCGGACCGTGCGGCGGGCCGCCGAGCACGGTCCGGTGATCCTGGTGGGCGGCAGCATGGGCGGAGCGACGATCACCAGGGCGGCGAACGAGGTGCCCGACCTGATCGACCGGCTCGTCTACAGCGCGGCCTTCTGCTGCACGAAACTGCGCAGCATCGACGACTATCTGGCCACGCCCGAGGCGAAGGGCAACCGCTTCGACGCGATCATCGGCGGGGTGGTCGGCGATCCGCGGCGGATCGGCGCGGTACGGATCAACTGGCGCAGCGCCGACCGGGACTTCCTGGCCGCGCTGAAGGAGGCGCTGATGGCGGACGCGGGCGAGGCGGAGTTCCTGGCCATGCTCAACTCCTCGCTGCCCGACGACACCCTGCACGTGTCGACGGCCGACGCGCGGGGGCACAAGCGGACCTGGGGCCGGGTGCCGCGCACATACATCAGGCACAGCCGGGACCGCTGCATCCCGCCCGCGCTGCAGGACCGCATGATCGCGGAGGCCGACGAGCTGACCCCCGGCAACCGGTTCGACGTGCACACCGTCCCGGCCACCCACGCCCCCACCAAGGCGGCATGGGCCCGGATCGTGGACATCCTCGACGACCTGGCGAGGAGACTCTGACCTCCTCCCCCGCCCGAAGGCGGAGGCCTACCGCCCTCACGGCCGGGCTTCCCGCTTCATCGCGGCCGCGCCCAAAAGACCCGGAACGGCTCACCTCGACCGCCGGGCGGACACCGCTCGGCCAGCGGCCGGGTCCGCCCTCGGCGGCGTCTGCGACGCTGAAGGCATGCCCACGCGACCTTCGAAGGTGCGGGGAACGGTCATCGGGCCGGTTCGGCGCGCCCGAACCCGCATCAGACCGGGAATACGGCTTTCAGTGGAGTGTCCGTCTTCGCCGACCACAGCCGACCGTTCGTCCATCGAAACGGTGACCGCGTGAGGAGCGCCGATCGGCGATGCCGGGCGCCGTTTCTCGGTATTGGCTGGGGTACCAGGACTCGAACCTAGACTAACTGAACCAGAATCAGTCGTGCTGCCAATTACACCATACCCCACTAGAACGGAACCGCTCCGCGGCTTCGTTCGTAGCAACGCTCGAAAGAATAGCCCAGCTTCGACTCAGGGGCCAAACGGAAACGGTTGGCGGGGACGGGCCGGACGCGTTAAGGATGGAGGGAGCACACGGGAGGAGTCCGCACTTGGCCACCAACCCCTTCTTCACCCGCAGCACGCTGCCGTACGGGCTGCCGCCGTTCGCGGAGATCCGAGAAGAGCACTACCTGCCCGCCTTCGAGCGCGGAATGGCCGAGCAGCTCGCGGAGGTGGCCGAGATCACCGGCAATCCCGAGCCGCCCACCTTCGACAACACCATCGCCGCGCTGGAGCGCTCAGGCGCGATCCTGGAGCGCGTCTCGGCGGTCTTCTTCAACCAGGTCTCCTGCGACGCCACACCGGGCGTGCGGGAGATCCAGAAGGAGATCACCCCCAGGCTGGCCAAGCATGCCGACGCCATCCGTCTCAACGGGGCGCTCTTCGCCCGGATCAAGAAGCTCTACCGGGACCTGCAGGAGGACCGCGACGCCTTCGACCCGGAAGAGGCGTGGCTGCTGGAGCGCTACTACACCGACTTCGTACGCGCGGGCGCCGAGCTGAGCGACGCCGGCAAGGAGCGGCTGGTCGCGCTGAACGAGGAGCTGTCGGAGCTGTCCACCGCCTTCCAGCAGAACCTGCTGGCCGACACCAACGCGCGCACGGTGGTCGTGGACGACCCGGCCCTGCTCGACGGGATCTCGGTGGAGGCCGCGGCCGAGACGGCGAAGGCGCGCGGCCTGCCGGGCAAGTACGCCATCGCCCTGCTGCTGCCCACGCAGCAGCCCGCGCTGGCCCACCTGACCGACCGCGGCATGCGCGAGCGCGTCTACCGCGCCTCGGTCGGCCGCGGCGCGACGGTGAACGCCGAGATCGTGGTCCGGATGGCGCGTCTGCGCGCCGAGCGGGCCAGGCTGCTCGGCTACGCCAACCACGCCGAGTACGTCGTGGCGGACCAGACCGCGCCGAGCACCCAGGCGGTCGCCGACATGCTCGGCAAGCTGGTGCCGCCCGCGGTCGCCAACGCCCACCGAGAGGCCGACGAGCTGCGCGCCGAGGCCGGGTTCGACATCGCCCCCTGGGACTGGTCGTTCTACGCGGAGAAGGTGCGCCGGGCCCGTTTCGATCTCGACACCGCGAGCCTGCGCCCCTACTTCGAGCTGAACCGCGTGCTGCGCGACGGCGTGTTCTACGCCGCGGGCAGGCTGTACGGCCTGACCTTCACCGAGCGGCCCGACCTTCAGGGCTACCACCCCGACGTGCGCGTGTTCGAGGTGTTCGAGGAGGACGGCACGCCGCTCGGCCTGTTCCTCGGCGACTTCTACGCGCGCGAGACCAAGCGCGGCGGCGCGTGGATGACCAGCCTCGTCAAGCAGTCGCGGCTGCTCGGCGAGAAACCGGTCGTGGTGAACAACCTCAACATCGTCAAGCCGCCGCCGGGCGAGCCCACGCTGATGACCTTCGACGAGGTCACCACGATGTTCCACGAGTTCGGCCACGCGCTGCACGGCCTGCTGTCCGACGTGCGCTTCCCCCGCTTCTCCGGTACGGCTACGCCGCGCGACTTCGTGGAGTACCCCTCGCAGGTCAACGAGATGTGGGCGGTGTGGCCGGAGGTCCTGGCGAACTACGCGCGCCACTACGAGACCGGCGAGCCCATGCCGCGGGAGATGGTGGATCGCCTGCTGGAGGCCGCGCGCTTCAACCAGGGGTACGCGACGGTCGAGTACCTCGCGGCCTCGCTGCTCGACTGGGCCTGGCACACGTGGGAGCCGAGCGAGGACGACGAGCCGGTCGATCCGGCGTCCTTCGAGCGCGAGGCGCTCGCCGCCGCCGGCCTCGACCTGCCGCTGGTGCCGCCGCGCTACGGCAGCACGTACTTCGCCCACATCTGGGAGGGCGGGTACGCCGCGGCCTACTACTCCTACATCTGGAGCGAGGTGCTCGACGCCGACAGCGTGGAGTGGTTCAAGGA
It contains:
- the leuD gene encoding 3-isopropylmalate dehydratase small subunit, with the translated sequence MDAFTTHTGRAVPLRRSNVDTDQIIPAVWLKQVSRTGFEKGLFAAWREDPDFVLNNPAYEGASILVAGPDFGTGSSREHAVWALQQYGFRVVISPRFGDIFRNNATKMGLLPVVLPGETVEELQTAAETDPRTEVTVDLVAREVRWAGRTVAFEIDDYTRWRLMEGLDDIGLTLRAADDIAAYENGRQPWLPTTV
- the leuC gene encoding 3-isopropylmalate dehydratase large subunit, yielding MGRTLAEKVWEQHVVRRAEGEPDLLYIDLHLIHEVTSPQAFDGLRMAGRKVRRPELTIATEDHNVPTVLGPIADPVSRTQVETLRKNCAEFGIRLHPMGDAGQGVVHIIGPQFGLTQPGMTIVCGDSHTSTHGAFGALAFGIGTSEVEHVLATQTLPAYRPKTMAIEVSGELPVGVTAKDLILAIIAKIGTGGGQGHIVEYRGEAIRKLSMEGRMTVCNMSIEAGARAGMVAPDETTFAYLKGRPHAPKGEMWDRAVEYWKTLRTDDDAVFDKVVELDASTLTPFVTWGTNPGQGAPLDSVVPDPADFDDPVERAAAERALAYMDLKPGTPLRDIKIDTVFLGSCTNGRIEDLRAAAEVLRGRKVVTRTLVVPGSMAVRKAAEEEGLDEIFKAAGAEWRHAGCSMCLGMNPDTLSPGERSASTSNRNFEGRQGKGGRTHLVSPAVAAASAVTGRLTAPADL
- a CDS encoding IclR family transcriptional regulator; the protein is MDNSSGVGVLDKAVLVLNALEAGPASLAQLVQATGLARPTAHRLAVALEHHRIVARDTQGRFVLGPRLSELSTAAGEDRLLAVATPVLTHLRDVTGESAQLYRRQGDERVCVAAAERASGLRDTVPVGSALPMTAGSAAQVLLAWEEPDRLHRGLRGAKFTAATLASVRRRGWAHSVGEREQGVASVSAPIRGAGGKVIAAVSVSGPIERLTRTPGRLHAAPVVAAAERITEAMRRAN
- a CDS encoding alpha/beta fold hydrolase; this encodes MTGANGSVFTDAELTLRGHRTVGVELPGHGPDAPQFRVAYQAPQDLAALAAEPSAMADVTLDDYVAATVRTVRRAAEHGPVILVGGSMGGATITRAANEVPDLIDRLVYSAAFCCTKLRSIDDYLATPEAKGNRFDAIIGGVVGDPRRIGAVRINWRSADRDFLAALKEALMADAGEAEFLAMLNSSLPDDTLHVSTADARGHKRTWGRVPRTYIRHSRDRCIPPALQDRMIAEADELTPGNRFDVHTVPATHAPTKAAWARIVDILDDLARRL
- a CDS encoding M3 family metallopeptidase, whose protein sequence is MATNPFFTRSTLPYGLPPFAEIREEHYLPAFERGMAEQLAEVAEITGNPEPPTFDNTIAALERSGAILERVSAVFFNQVSCDATPGVREIQKEITPRLAKHADAIRLNGALFARIKKLYRDLQEDRDAFDPEEAWLLERYYTDFVRAGAELSDAGKERLVALNEELSELSTAFQQNLLADTNARTVVVDDPALLDGISVEAAAETAKARGLPGKYAIALLLPTQQPALAHLTDRGMRERVYRASVGRGATVNAEIVVRMARLRAERARLLGYANHAEYVVADQTAPSTQAVADMLGKLVPPAVANAHREADELRAEAGFDIAPWDWSFYAEKVRRARFDLDTASLRPYFELNRVLRDGVFYAAGRLYGLTFTERPDLQGYHPDVRVFEVFEEDGTPLGLFLGDFYARETKRGGAWMTSLVKQSRLLGEKPVVVNNLNIVKPPPGEPTLMTFDEVTTMFHEFGHALHGLLSDVRFPRFSGTATPRDFVEYPSQVNEMWAVWPEVLANYARHYETGEPMPREMVDRLLEAARFNQGYATVEYLAASLLDWAWHTWEPSEDDEPVDPASFEREALAAAGLDLPLVPPRYGSTYFAHIWEGGYAAAYYSYIWSEVLDADSVEWFKENGGLRRENGEHFRRTLLSKGGSVDSMEAFRAFRGRDPRIEPLLERRGLV